A stretch of the Erwinia sp. SLM-02 genome encodes the following:
- a CDS encoding glutamate synthase-related protein, protein MSDSKPYPYGLYDPTKESDSCGVGFITRKDGEQTHEVLQMAHSALCTVPHRGGMSAEGVGDGAGVNVDISLHFFRKITGQPLESGRFGVGNFFVPKDGALRANAERLVEETLATYGLSVILKRDMPLDTDVLRPAAIVSQLPIAQWIFAVPQDIDNQNDFEKRIYRALLDIEARAFTESEFGGLYPLSLSSRTQVFKARLNSNEVIPYFKDLTDPDHRVRGLFFHTRFSTNTDPHTTMAQPFRLMAHNGELNTDRKNRIAESALASARGKKIVRPKGQSDSSRLDQSIHSRLMEDNLDLINAVVSMMPPAWENDDSLSNNVRAMLEYFSLYEEKNDGPAALIFGNGEIIGARLDRLGLRPLRSVETAEYIGAMSEAGQIAFPPESVLRRGRIEAGGMLYYDHSEKRSYTTVEALEKLAAEKDYPALVAEARITLQELPVIPAEKQGSPLRYSGDLKTYQRFVAYYYNQESFKFMMDPMLNTGAEKISAMGYGNAINALSDHEGGMAHYFSQRFAQVTNPPLDSIREVDGMTLRVALGAKPHLGRSKGRQIIVPTPILTHLDMLQLREQDVAPYARFEMLYAPVLGSDVASRQKNADALEQAIDDLAQQVVDFAREQGGIAVLTDRHISSTQAAMPMLLVVSAINQRLVQEGLRLDVSLVVESGQSISSHHIAAALGFGASAIYPLGVQMRAEEKYGEGEEGNKAFKRYAKAAEKALMKTMGKVGLCTVESYSCGEFFEPNFLDTEDRVLKKYFPNIKTPVGGAGFASIAQMAVDWHQSALKIQGEAEVPLLGLFKERAEGAGHSYGTIAVRTFIDMTEQPIRFSDKQRDEDQFIRLLTLAKLDNAFNIKAKSFTDSSFERIPDDVINAFTITPDYRQFSSLMHEERKRRPAALRDILAFPCDLTHVDSLAEFSRKLGRYSLVNNSFAVRGLTCEAGSAGQFTLRLTDAIEGLKPEHERLLVLSTALKNRFLDEIEHAEITADGLQVTAQGKAADYLSRIFATQPSLPLSEVQPACEITRTFASGAMSHGALVAPAHEAVAHGTNMVGGMSNCGEGGEHYSRHGTIRASRIKQLASGRFGVWAAYLADPMLEELEIKIGQGAKPGEGGQLPAPKVTVEIAAARGGTPGVELVSPPPHHDTYSIEDLAQLIHDCKAARVRVIVKLVSSEGIGTIAVGVAKAGADVINVAGNTGGTGAASVTSLKYTGRVAEIGIAEVHQALCANGLREKVLLRCSGAQQTGSDVVKSALLGGDSFEFGTTALMMLKCVMAKNCNVKCPAGLTTNAEAFDGDPRQLAQYFINVAHEVREMLARLGLRSLREARGRSDLLHLMDHPLEVGKLDLRAMLTVVPEVKIAKPVYLEKDFALDNDWVELLNDALVVQGSTDIRLGNGITLNNRNKSVGGQLAIDIERMLNHTLSADQRESIPAALLDDRGRRYLAPGTVNIFTSGSAGQSYGVFCNDGMQLKHSGTCNDGVGKGQCGGEIVVVSPGGGSEDAEGNVLIGNFALFGATGGRLFVQGQAGDRFAVRNSGATAVVEGVGDFCCEYMTNGAVLNLGTFGKGFGNGMSGGFAYQYDPYGSLASHAAGDSVLFGSIAEDNEMARVHKQAVLTMLTWHLEATNSPRAAWLLDHWETECQNFVYVMPRSLLLYQDSAEILKAKSRKDLLEELSTALAGHQVAKFKAAWREGKPIANGAVPAYGATDTPEMLVLLNNYTVLSSAQQLALSRLPKGTAVDDAAVEKAVRNLLMTEDFALISKLQRHARAAIENYNDEELSCLIAAKRMADYKAALTQRNIRSMDSLATYGWIIYQDASNRQVLGGLPDFEELFARAALPELAAAVGKLA, encoded by the coding sequence ATGTCTGACTCAAAACCTTATCCCTATGGCTTGTATGATCCAACAAAAGAGAGTGATAGCTGTGGCGTGGGTTTCATTACACGTAAGGACGGCGAGCAAACTCATGAGGTCCTCCAGATGGCACACAGTGCCCTGTGTACCGTTCCTCATCGCGGCGGCATGTCTGCTGAAGGCGTGGGCGATGGCGCGGGCGTTAACGTGGATATCTCCCTGCATTTCTTCCGCAAAATTACCGGCCAGCCGCTTGAGTCAGGTCGTTTTGGCGTAGGCAATTTCTTTGTGCCGAAAGACGGTGCGCTGCGTGCCAATGCGGAACGTCTGGTTGAAGAGACTCTCGCGACCTACGGTCTGTCGGTGATTTTAAAACGTGATATGCCGCTGGACACCGACGTACTGCGTCCGGCCGCCATTGTGTCACAGCTGCCTATCGCACAGTGGATCTTCGCGGTTCCCCAGGATATCGATAATCAAAACGATTTCGAAAAACGCATTTATCGTGCCCTGCTGGACATCGAAGCCCGTGCCTTTACCGAAAGTGAGTTTGGCGGCCTCTATCCGCTGTCGCTCTCTTCGCGCACCCAGGTGTTCAAGGCACGCCTGAACTCTAATGAAGTGATCCCTTACTTCAAAGATCTGACCGATCCCGATCATCGCGTTCGCGGTCTGTTCTTCCATACCCGTTTTTCAACCAACACCGATCCACACACGACGATGGCGCAGCCGTTCCGTCTGATGGCACACAACGGTGAGCTGAATACCGACCGTAAAAACCGCATTGCGGAATCCGCGCTGGCCTCCGCCCGCGGTAAGAAAATCGTGCGTCCAAAAGGTCAGTCGGACAGCTCGCGTCTGGACCAGAGCATCCACAGCCGTCTGATGGAAGATAATCTCGACCTGATTAATGCCGTGGTGTCGATGATGCCTCCGGCCTGGGAGAACGATGACTCTCTTTCCAACAACGTACGCGCCATGCTCGAATACTTCTCTCTTTATGAAGAGAAGAATGACGGCCCGGCAGCACTGATCTTTGGTAACGGTGAAATCATCGGTGCCCGCCTTGACCGTCTGGGCCTGCGTCCGCTGCGTTCGGTGGAAACCGCCGAATACATTGGTGCAATGTCCGAAGCCGGCCAGATCGCCTTCCCACCGGAAAGCGTACTGCGTCGCGGCCGTATCGAAGCGGGCGGCATGCTCTATTACGATCACAGTGAGAAACGCAGCTACACCACCGTAGAAGCGCTGGAAAAACTCGCTGCGGAGAAAGACTACCCGGCACTGGTTGCTGAGGCACGCATCACGCTGCAAGAGCTGCCGGTGATCCCGGCGGAGAAACAGGGTTCCCCGCTGCGCTACAGCGGCGATCTGAAAACCTATCAGCGCTTTGTGGCCTACTACTACAACCAGGAAAGCTTCAAGTTCATGATGGATCCGATGCTGAATACCGGGGCTGAAAAAATTTCAGCCATGGGTTACGGCAACGCGATCAACGCCTTATCCGATCATGAAGGCGGCATGGCGCACTACTTCTCCCAGCGCTTTGCACAGGTGACGAACCCGCCGTTAGACTCCATTCGTGAAGTTGACGGCATGACGCTGCGCGTGGCGCTCGGCGCCAAGCCACACCTGGGCCGCAGTAAAGGTCGTCAGATCATCGTGCCTACCCCGATCCTGACGCATCTGGATATGCTGCAGCTGCGCGAGCAGGATGTGGCACCGTATGCCCGTTTTGAAATGCTCTACGCACCGGTACTCGGCAGCGATGTTGCCAGCCGTCAGAAAAATGCCGACGCGCTTGAGCAGGCGATTGACGATCTTGCTCAGCAGGTGGTTGATTTTGCTCGTGAACAGGGAGGCATTGCGGTGCTGACCGACCGCCATATCTCCTCGACGCAGGCGGCGATGCCGATGCTGCTGGTGGTATCCGCCATCAATCAGCGCCTGGTGCAGGAAGGTCTGCGTCTTGACGTTTCTCTGGTGGTTGAAAGCGGCCAGAGTATTTCTTCGCACCACATTGCCGCTGCGCTGGGCTTTGGCGCTTCCGCCATCTATCCGCTCGGCGTGCAGATGCGTGCCGAAGAGAAATATGGTGAAGGCGAGGAAGGTAACAAGGCCTTCAAACGCTATGCCAAGGCTGCAGAAAAAGCCCTGATGAAAACCATGGGCAAAGTGGGTCTGTGTACGGTTGAAAGCTACAGCTGCGGTGAATTCTTCGAGCCAAACTTCCTGGATACCGAAGATCGCGTGCTGAAAAAATACTTCCCGAATATTAAAACGCCGGTGGGCGGCGCGGGCTTTGCGTCTATTGCGCAGATGGCCGTGGACTGGCACCAGAGCGCCCTGAAAATTCAGGGCGAGGCTGAAGTGCCGCTGCTGGGCCTGTTTAAAGAGCGTGCAGAAGGTGCCGGTCACTCCTACGGTACTATTGCCGTTCGTACCTTTATCGACATGACCGAGCAGCCTATCCGCTTCTCGGACAAGCAGCGTGACGAAGATCAGTTTATCCGCCTGCTGACGCTGGCCAAGCTGGATAATGCTTTCAATATCAAAGCGAAATCCTTTACTGACAGCAGCTTTGAGCGCATCCCTGACGACGTGATTAACGCCTTCACCATCACGCCGGATTACCGTCAGTTCTCCAGCCTGATGCACGAAGAGCGTAAACGCCGCCCGGCCGCGCTGCGCGATATCCTGGCCTTCCCGTGCGATCTGACCCACGTGGACAGCCTGGCTGAATTCAGCCGCAAGCTGGGTCGTTATTCGCTGGTGAACAACAGCTTCGCTGTACGCGGGCTGACCTGTGAAGCCGGAAGCGCTGGCCAGTTTACCCTGCGTCTGACCGATGCGATTGAAGGCCTCAAGCCGGAACACGAGCGTCTGCTGGTGCTGTCCACCGCGCTGAAAAACCGCTTCCTGGATGAAATTGAACACGCTGAGATCACCGCTGATGGCCTGCAGGTCACGGCTCAGGGCAAAGCGGCTGACTATCTGTCACGCATCTTCGCCACCCAGCCTTCCCTGCCGCTGAGCGAAGTGCAGCCGGCCTGCGAGATCACCCGCACGTTCGCCTCCGGTGCGATGAGCCACGGCGCGCTGGTTGCTCCGGCTCACGAAGCGGTCGCCCACGGCACCAACATGGTTGGCGGCATGAGCAACTGCGGTGAAGGCGGCGAACACTATTCGCGCCACGGCACCATCCGCGCATCACGTATCAAACAGCTGGCATCCGGTCGCTTCGGCGTGTGGGCGGCTTATCTGGCCGACCCGATGCTGGAAGAGCTGGAAATCAAAATCGGTCAGGGTGCAAAACCGGGTGAAGGCGGTCAGCTGCCTGCACCGAAAGTGACGGTTGAGATCGCCGCTGCTCGTGGCGGTACGCCGGGCGTGGAGCTGGTATCCCCTCCTCCGCACCACGATACCTACTCCATCGAGGATCTGGCCCAGCTGATCCACGACTGTAAGGCGGCGCGCGTGCGCGTCATCGTTAAACTGGTGTCCTCTGAAGGGATCGGCACGATTGCCGTCGGCGTGGCGAAAGCCGGTGCCGATGTGATCAACGTGGCAGGTAACACCGGCGGTACCGGTGCAGCATCGGTGACCAGTCTGAAATACACCGGTCGCGTTGCGGAAATCGGTATTGCCGAAGTGCATCAGGCGCTCTGCGCCAACGGCCTGCGTGAGAAGGTTCTGCTGCGCTGCTCCGGCGCACAGCAGACCGGCAGCGACGTCGTGAAGTCCGCGCTGCTCGGCGGCGACAGCTTTGAGTTCGGCACCACCGCGCTGATGATGCTGAAGTGCGTGATGGCGAAAAACTGTAACGTGAAATGCCCGGCCGGCCTGACGACCAATGCCGAAGCCTTTGATGGCGATCCTCGCCAGCTGGCACAGTATTTCATCAACGTTGCACATGAAGTCCGCGAGATGCTGGCCCGCCTGGGATTACGTTCGCTGCGTGAAGCGCGCGGACGTTCAGATCTCCTGCACCTGATGGATCACCCGCTGGAAGTGGGCAAACTCGACCTGCGTGCCATGCTCACCGTGGTGCCGGAAGTGAAAATCGCCAAACCGGTTTATCTGGAAAAAGATTTCGCCCTCGATAACGACTGGGTGGAGCTGCTGAATGATGCCCTGGTCGTTCAGGGAAGTACCGATATCCGTCTGGGCAACGGCATCACGCTCAACAACCGTAACAAGAGCGTGGGCGGCCAGCTGGCCATTGATATTGAACGTATGCTGAACCATACGCTCAGCGCTGACCAGCGAGAAAGCATCCCTGCCGCGCTGCTGGACGATCGCGGCCGTCGCTACCTGGCTCCGGGCACGGTGAATATCTTCACCTCCGGTTCTGCCGGTCAGTCTTACGGCGTATTCTGTAACGACGGTATGCAGCTGAAGCATTCCGGCACCTGTAACGACGGCGTCGGTAAAGGCCAGTGCGGCGGCGAGATCGTCGTTGTTTCACCTGGCGGCGGTTCTGAAGATGCAGAAGGCAACGTGCTGATCGGTAACTTCGCACTGTTCGGTGCCACCGGTGGCCGCCTGTTCGTACAGGGTCAGGCCGGCGACCGCTTCGCGGTACGTAACTCTGGCGCCACCGCCGTAGTAGAAGGCGTCGGTGATTTCTGCTGCGAATATATGACCAACGGTGCCGTTCTGAACCTCGGGACTTTCGGTAAAGGCTTCGGTAACGGGATGAGCGGCGGATTTGCTTATCAGTACGATCCGTACGGTTCTCTGGCCAGCCACGCTGCCGGTGATTCCGTACTGTTCGGCTCCATTGCCGAAGACAATGAAATGGCCCGCGTGCACAAACAGGCGGTGTTGACCATGCTGACCTGGCATCTGGAGGCAACGAACTCTCCTCGCGCCGCCTGGCTGCTGGATCACTGGGAAACCGAGTGCCAGAACTTTGTCTACGTGATGCCGCGTTCCCTGCTGCTTTATCAGGACAGCGCTGAGATCCTTAAGGCGAAAAGCCGCAAGGATCTGCTGGAGGAGCTGTCTACCGCTCTGGCCGGCCATCAGGTAGCGAAATTTAAAGCCGCCTGGCGCGAAGGCAAGCCGATCGCAAACGGTGCGGTACCGGCCTACGGTGCGACCGATACGCCGGAAATGCTGGTGCTGTTAAATAACTACACCGTGCTCAGCTCCGCCCAGCAGCTGGCGCTCTCCCGCCTGCCGAAAGGCACCGCGGTGGATGATGCCGCCGTTGAGAAAGCGGTACGTAACCTGCTGATGACGGAAGACTTTGCCCTGATCTCTAAGCTGCAGCGTCACGCTCGCGCAGCGATTGAGAATTATAACGACGAAGAGCTGTCCTGCCTGATTGCCGCCAAACGTATGGCGGACTACAAGGCAGCGCTGACTCAGCGTAACATCCGCTCAATGGATAGTCTGGCGACCTACGGCTGGATCATCTACCAGGATGCCAGCAACCGTCAGGTGCTGGGTGGATTGCCTGACTTTGAGGAACTGTTTGCCCGTGCCGCGCTGCCGGAGTTAGCCGCTGCGGTAGGTAAACTGGCCTGA
- the arcB gene encoding aerobic respiration two-component sensor histidine kinase ArcB, with product MKQIRLLAQYYVDLMVKLGLVRFSLLLASALVVLAMIVQMAVTMVLRGHVESIDVVRSVFFGLLITPWAVYFLSVVVEQLEESRQRLARLVDKLEEMRNRDLELNQQMQENITQLNQEIADRIKAEEARLQVMTRLKEEMARREQAQIELEQQSTFLRSFLDASPDLVFYRNADQQFSGCNRAMELLTGKSEKQLIGLTPHDVYDDEAALKVLETDEKVFRHNVSLTYEQWLQYPDGRKACFEIRKVPYYDRVGKRSGLMGFGRDITERKRYQDALENASREKTTFISTISHELRTPLNGIVGLSRILLDTHLNQEQLKYLKTIHVSAITLGNIFNDVIEMDKIERRKVQLDNQPLDFTGLLADLENLSGLLAEPKGLKFILQPELPLPHKIVADGTRLRQILWNLIGNAVKFTQRGEIVVRVGYRDEDCLCFEVEDSGMGIPQDEQDKIFAMYYQVKDQRGGKPATGTGIGLAVSRRLAQAMGGDISVRSAQGQGSCFTLTLNAPRVAEEVEDEQPEDDLPLPALHVLLVEDIELNVVVARSVLEKLGNSVEVAMTGQEALDMFDPDEFDLVLLDIQLPDMTGLDVARGIHQRHAGKQLPPLVALTANVLKDKREYLDAGMDDVLSKPLAVPALTAMIKKYWNYQSEDELMPVQETAMDEKKLALLDVVMLQQYIELVGPKLIHQSLEMFEQMMPGYLDVLDSNMMARDQKGIAEEGHKIKGAAGSVGLVHLQQIAKQIQSPELPAWWDNVQEWIDELKQEWRNDVNVLREWVLDAEKK from the coding sequence ATGAAACAAATTCGATTATTAGCACAGTACTACGTTGATTTGATGGTCAAGCTGGGGCTGGTTCGCTTCTCTTTGCTGCTGGCCTCTGCCCTGGTGGTACTGGCAATGATTGTCCAGATGGCCGTTACCATGGTGCTGCGCGGGCATGTCGAGAGTATCGACGTGGTGCGATCGGTATTTTTTGGCCTGCTGATTACTCCCTGGGCGGTGTATTTCCTTTCGGTCGTGGTTGAACAGCTTGAAGAATCGCGTCAGCGGCTGGCGAGGCTGGTCGATAAGCTTGAGGAGATGCGCAATCGCGACCTCGAGCTGAATCAGCAAATGCAGGAAAACATCACGCAGCTCAATCAGGAGATTGCCGATCGTATTAAGGCGGAAGAAGCGCGTCTGCAGGTGATGACCCGGCTGAAAGAGGAAATGGCCCGGCGCGAGCAGGCGCAAATCGAACTGGAGCAGCAGTCTACCTTCCTGCGCTCGTTTCTGGATGCTTCGCCGGATCTGGTTTTCTATCGTAATGCCGATCAGCAGTTTTCCGGCTGTAACCGGGCGATGGAGCTGCTGACGGGGAAAAGCGAGAAGCAGCTTATCGGGTTAACGCCCCATGACGTTTACGACGATGAAGCAGCGTTAAAAGTGTTGGAAACGGACGAAAAAGTTTTCCGCCACAACGTCTCCCTGACCTATGAGCAGTGGTTACAGTATCCGGACGGGCGCAAAGCCTGTTTTGAGATCCGCAAGGTGCCTTATTACGATCGCGTAGGTAAACGCAGCGGGCTGATGGGCTTCGGACGCGATATAACCGAGCGTAAGCGCTACCAGGACGCGTTAGAGAACGCCAGCAGGGAGAAGACCACTTTTATCTCCACGATCAGCCACGAGCTTCGTACGCCGCTTAACGGCATTGTCGGCCTGAGCCGAATTCTGCTGGACACCCATTTAAATCAGGAACAGCTCAAGTATCTGAAAACGATCCATGTCTCCGCCATTACCCTCGGCAATATCTTCAATGATGTTATTGAGATGGACAAGATCGAACGGCGCAAGGTGCAGCTGGACAATCAGCCGCTCGATTTTACCGGTCTGCTGGCCGATCTGGAAAATCTCTCCGGCCTGCTGGCTGAACCCAAAGGTCTGAAATTTATCCTGCAGCCTGAGCTGCCCCTGCCGCATAAAATCGTGGCCGACGGCACGCGCCTGCGGCAGATCCTGTGGAATCTGATCGGCAATGCGGTGAAGTTCACCCAGCGCGGCGAGATCGTCGTTCGGGTGGGCTATCGCGATGAAGACTGCCTGTGCTTTGAGGTGGAAGACTCCGGGATGGGTATTCCGCAGGATGAACAGGATAAGATCTTCGCTATGTACTATCAGGTAAAAGATCAGCGCGGAGGCAAACCGGCAACGGGTACCGGCATTGGCCTGGCGGTTTCCCGCCGTCTGGCACAGGCGATGGGCGGTGATATCAGCGTACGCAGCGCACAGGGGCAGGGGTCGTGCTTTACGCTGACGCTGAATGCACCGCGGGTCGCGGAAGAGGTGGAGGACGAGCAGCCTGAAGACGATCTTCCTCTGCCCGCGCTGCATGTGCTATTGGTGGAAGATATTGAGCTCAACGTGGTGGTGGCGAGATCGGTACTGGAGAAACTCGGTAACAGCGTTGAAGTTGCGATGACCGGCCAGGAAGCGCTGGATATGTTCGACCCGGATGAGTTCGACCTGGTGCTGCTGGATATTCAGCTGCCGGATATGACCGGGCTGGACGTGGCGCGTGGCATTCACCAGCGTCACGCCGGTAAACAGCTGCCGCCGCTGGTGGCGTTAACGGCCAACGTGCTTAAGGATAAGCGTGAGTATCTGGATGCGGGCATGGACGACGTGCTGAGCAAGCCACTGGCGGTACCCGCGCTCACCGCGATGATTAAGAAATACTGGAACTACCAGAGTGAGGATGAACTGATGCCCGTGCAGGAGACCGCGATGGACGAGAAAAAACTGGCGCTGCTGGATGTGGTGATGCTGCAGCAGTATATCGAACTGGTGGGTCCGAAACTGATTCACCAGAGCCTGGAAATGTTCGAGCAAATGATGCCGGGCTATCTGGACGTACTGGATTCCAACATGATGGCCCGCGACCAGAAAGGGATTGCGGAAGAGGGGCATAAGATTAAAGGGGCTGCGGGTTCCGTCGGGCTGGTGCATTTACAGCAGATTGCTAAACAGATTCAAAGCCCGGAGCTGCCTGCCTGGTGGGACAACGTGCAGGAGTGGATTGATGAGCTTAAACAGGAATGGCGTAATGACGTGAATGTGTTACGCGAATGGGTTCTGGACGCTGAAAAAAAATGA